The Etheostoma cragini isolate CJK2018 chromosome 15, CSU_Ecrag_1.0, whole genome shotgun sequence genome window below encodes:
- the mchr1b gene encoding melanin-concentrating hormone receptor 1, whose protein sequence is MDFSYISNSSSSPFTSPEIEEEHEQYNKVLMPSIFGVICFFGIFGNCVVIYTIVKKTKLCSQHTVPDIFIFSLSIADLLFLLGMPFLIHQLVGNGSWCFGGTMCTVITALDSNSQIVSTYILTVMTLDRYLATVHPIRFKHVRTPFMARAAVALVWLFSLVSITPVWLYAGLMRLKDGSVGCALLLPNPATDTYWFTLYQFFLAFALPWVVICAVFFKILQNMSATVAPLPQRSLRVRTRKVTRMAVAICVAFFICWAPYYILQLAHLGVQRPSFAFLYAYNIAISMGYANSCINPFIYIVLSKTFKRQFIVAVQPLPRGFRVSPALADGSLSLRMAPDCSQSSQSARELLPNMLPVTVH, encoded by the exons ATGGACTTTTCCTACATTTCAAATTCATCTTCTTCACCCTTCACTTCGCCCGAGATAGAAGAAG AACATGAGCAGTACAACAAAGTGCTCATGCCCAGCATTTTCGGTGTCATCTGTTTCTTTGGGATCTTTGGAAACTGTGTTGTAATCTACACCATCGTGAAGAAAACCAAGTTGTGCTCCCAGCACACAGTGCCGGACATCTTTATCTTCAGCTTGTCCATCGCAGACCTGCTCTTCCTCCTCGGCATGCCTTTCCTCATTCACCAGCTTGTGGGCAACGGCTCCTGGTGCTTTGGTGGAACCATGTGCACCGTCATCACGGCGCTGGACTCAAACAGCCAGATTGTCAGTACATACATCCTGACAGTCATGACTCTGGATCGCTACCTGGCAACCGTCCATCCCATCCGCTTCAAACATGTTCGAACCCCCTTCATGGCCAGGGCAGCGGTGGCTCTGGTGTGGCTGTTTTCTCTGGTCTCCATCACCCCAGTGTGGCTGTACGCGGGACTCATGCGCCTGAAGGACGGCTCGGTAGGCTGCGCCCTCCTGCTGCCCAACCCAGCCACGGATACATACTGGTTCACCCTCTACCAGTTCTTCTTGGCCTTTGCTCTGCCTTGGGTGGTCATCTGTGCCGTCTTCTTCAAGATTCTCCAAAACATGTCGGCTACAGTTGCTCCACTGCCCCAGCGGAGCCTCAGGGTTAGGACGAGAAAGGTGACCCGCATGGCCGTGGCTATATGCGTGGCCTTCTTCATTTGCTGGGCCCCCTATTACATCTTGCAGCTGGCCCACCTCGGAGTCCAGCGGCCCAGTTTTGCTTTCCTGTACGCCTACAACATTGCTATCAGCATGGGCTACGCCAACAGCTGCATCAACCCGTTTATCTACATTGTGTTGAGCAAAACGTTCAAGAGGCAGTTCATTGTAGCCGTTCAACCGTTGCCCAGGGGCTTCAGAGTGTCCCCGGCTCTGGCCGACGGCAGTTTGAGTCTGAGGATGGCACCTGACTGCTCTCAATCATCGCAGTCCGCAAGGGAACTACTTCCAAACATGCTGCCTGTCACTGTGCACTGA